One Candidatus Nitronauta litoralis genomic window, CCTTATGCCGGAAACTATCTCATACGCAATATTGACCGCGCTGTAGGTGCGATGTTGAGTAATGCGGTATCTCAAAGGTATGGTGAAGAAGGTCTTCCAGAAAAAACCATCCAGATGATTTTTGGTGGTTCGGCAGGACAAAGCTTTGGAGGGTTTCTCGCTCCAGGCATTTCGTTTTATTTATACGGCGACGCCAACGATTATGTCGGTAAAGGGTTATCCGGAGGACACATCGTGGTCCGCCCGGCGCTCAATTCCCCTATCGTTCCGGAGGAAAATATCATTGCCGGCAACGTAGTCCTTTACGGGGCCATTTCCGGAAAGGCTTTCTTCCGCGGGGTGGCGGGTGAACGTTTCTGTGTCCGTAACAGCGGGGCACAAACAGTGGTCGAAGGTGTAGGGGACCATGCCTGTGAATACATGACCGGTGGGCACGTCGTGGTGCTCGGGCCAACGGGACGCAATTTTGCTGCTGGCATGAGTGGTGGTATCGCCTATGTGCTGGACGAAAACGACGAGTTTGAAATTCATTGCAACAAAGGCCTGGTTGATCTGGTCCCACTGGAAGAGGATGATGTCGCATTGGTGACAGGGCTCGTAAAAGAGCACGTAGACCTGACCGGCAGTACGGTGGGTGAGCGTGTTCTTAAAGACTGGGATCAACTGCAATCGAAATTCATCAAGGTGTACCCGCGGGATTTTCGGCGGGTGCTTGAGGAAAGAAAAAAACGTGAACAGGAACAAACGGCAGGAGTGAATTAATGGGCGCAATACGCGGGTTTATGGAGTTCGAGCGGGAAGTGCCTAAAGGGCGTTCCATTGAAGAACGGTTGAAGGACCAGAAGGAAGTCTATCAACCGTTTCCTATAGAGAAGTACCAGGAGCAGGGGGGACGCTGCATGGATTGTGGTGTGCCTTTTTGCCAGAGCGACACAGGGTGTCCGCTTGGCAATGCGATTCCGGACTGGAACGATATGGTCTATCGCAATCGCTGGGAAGAAGCGGTGGCGCTACTCCTGAAGACCAATAACTTTCCCGAGTTCACCGGCCGGGTGTGCCCCGCTCCCTGCGAAGGGGCCTGTGTCCTTGGTATTACAGAGCCTGCAGTAACCATTCGCAACATTGAAGAGATCATTGCAGAAAAGGGTTTCGAGAACGGATGGATGGGGCCCAATCCTCCCAAGCGTCGTACAGGTAAACGAGTCGCCATTGTTGGAAGTGGTCCTGCCGGGCTTGCAGCGGCAGATCAACTCAATCACGCTGGACACGAAGTCACCGTATTCGAAAAATCCGATCGCATCGGCGGCCTGCTCATGTATGGAATCCCACATTTCAAGCTGGAAAAATCTGTGGTGCACCGGCGGATCAAGGTGATGGAAGAGGAAGGGGTATTATTCAAACCCAACTCACACATCGGGGTCGATATTCCCGCAAAAAAACTGGTAGACGATTTTGATTCGGTCATCCTGTGTTGTGGTGCTCAACGTCCACGTGACCTGCCCGTGGAAGGCCGCGATCTGGACGGCATCCATTTTGCCATGGAGTTTCTGCCACAACAGAACAAACGCAACGAAGGCGATACTGTACCCGAAGATATCTCTATCACTGTTGAAGGAAAAAATGTTCTTATTATCGGGGGTGGTGACACGGGCTCCGACTGTCTGGGAACTTCCTTACGTCAGGGAGCAAAGAGTGTTCACCAGTTTGAACTGCTGGGCGAACCCCCGCCTGAACGTTCACCAGACAATCCCTGGCCGCAGTGGCCCAACATCAAGCGGGTCAGTTCCTCACACGAAGAAGCGGGTGGAAAAATCACACAGTACAATGTGATGACGAAGAAGTTTGTCGGGGATGAAAATGGACGGGTTAAGCAGGTGGTGGCGTGTAAATGCCGATTTGGCGATCTCGATCCCAAAACGGGGCGGCGCGGGCTTGAAGAAGTTCCTGGCTCGGAGTTTACGATGGATGTGGAAGCCGTGTTTCTTGCCATGGGATTCCTGGGGCCGATCCACAAAGGCCTGGTTGAAGAGCTCGGACTTGAATGCGATCAGAGGTCCAATGTTAAAGCGGATCAGAACAAGGCGACCAGTGTGCCCGGAGTGTTTGTTGCGGGAGACATGACGCGTGGTCAGTCATTGATCGTGTGGGCGATTGCGGAGGGACGCGAAGCTGCACGTGCTGTGGACGAACACCTCATGGGCTACACCTTCCTGCCCCACAGCGAAAAACTTCACGTTTAACTTTCTACCTTTCTTTGCTATGGCCCAGGATGAATGGTCATTGTTTGATGAACGTCATTTCGGGAAATGCTTTCCATATCCTTTCAGTTCGTTTGTTTCCATTCCCATCGGTTGAGCCGACAATTCTGTCAGCTTTGGCAAATACCTTTTCGCGGCGCACAAATCCAAAATGGCGGCTGTCTTCACTCTCCAGCCGATTATCTCCGAGAACAAAATAGCTGGCCTGAGGTATAGTCACCGGACCAAAAGGATCCCTCTTATCTTCAGTCGCTTTCCTTTTTATCTTTTCCTGTCCACGTGCATA contains:
- a CDS encoding glutamate synthase subunit beta, which produces MGAIRGFMEFEREVPKGRSIEERLKDQKEVYQPFPIEKYQEQGGRCMDCGVPFCQSDTGCPLGNAIPDWNDMVYRNRWEEAVALLLKTNNFPEFTGRVCPAPCEGACVLGITEPAVTIRNIEEIIAEKGFENGWMGPNPPKRRTGKRVAIVGSGPAGLAAADQLNHAGHEVTVFEKSDRIGGLLMYGIPHFKLEKSVVHRRIKVMEEEGVLFKPNSHIGVDIPAKKLVDDFDSVILCCGAQRPRDLPVEGRDLDGIHFAMEFLPQQNKRNEGDTVPEDISITVEGKNVLIIGGGDTGSDCLGTSLRQGAKSVHQFELLGEPPPERSPDNPWPQWPNIKRVSSSHEEAGGKITQYNVMTKKFVGDENGRVKQVVACKCRFGDLDPKTGRRGLEEVPGSEFTMDVEAVFLAMGFLGPIHKGLVEELGLECDQRSNVKADQNKATSVPGVFVAGDMTRGQSLIVWAIAEGREAARAVDEHLMGYTFLPHSEKLHV